The Thalassotalea psychrophila genome window below encodes:
- a CDS encoding MFS transporter produces the protein MLAIQQNLSKRFYALLSLPSTAMGFALSVQISALSWILTTQYGLDIHEVGLVWAAGPIAGILGQVIIGIISDNVWFWNGRRRPFILIGGVLAGLMLLALPNIDIVSKSLGIEAILAVAIAIALTLDLSINIGFNPTRSIIADVTPEGEKRTRGYTWMQTISGTFGVLAYAIGAIWGNFVLIYFGAALVLVLSIFPPFFITEPKELNVSEHAAKTESLSFKDIMINIKPLWGFIIYDIYAMGRQLSGITVNNYYAEIICALLTIVWVVQTMRATEDDKPEQEAGLVGFRKILAAHSFSWIGIQTMFVFIFAFLQDKMSGIGDDELGKIISISFLVLSAVSALLPTLLLEPLATKFGRVKVHTYCIASMATGYFLVAFLGHSEYTLYFLMAILGIGWSAVISLVFAIMSEKIDQNKMGMYMGLFNLSVVIPQLLVSLGVGLFISQTNDKSAIFILCGIALTISALCWSQVKEHKK, from the coding sequence ATGCTAGCAATACAACAAAATCTGAGTAAACGCTTTTATGCGCTGCTTAGCTTACCTTCTACCGCTATGGGGTTTGCCTTGTCAGTGCAAATTTCGGCGTTAAGTTGGATATTAACTACCCAATATGGGCTGGATATTCACGAAGTAGGTTTGGTTTGGGCCGCGGGTCCAATTGCTGGCATTTTAGGTCAAGTAATTATAGGTATTATTTCTGACAATGTATGGTTTTGGAATGGCCGCCGTCGACCATTCATTTTAATCGGCGGTGTTTTAGCTGGATTAATGCTATTAGCACTACCAAACATTGATATTGTATCAAAAAGCCTTGGCATTGAAGCAATTCTAGCTGTTGCGATCGCCATAGCGTTAACTCTAGATTTATCGATTAATATTGGCTTTAATCCAACGCGCTCAATTATTGCGGATGTAACACCAGAGGGTGAAAAAAGAACTCGTGGTTACACCTGGATGCAAACCATTTCCGGTACGTTTGGCGTTTTAGCGTACGCGATCGGTGCAATTTGGGGAAACTTCGTTCTTATTTATTTTGGCGCTGCATTAGTACTGGTCTTATCTATTTTCCCGCCGTTTTTTATTACTGAACCGAAAGAACTGAACGTTAGTGAGCACGCTGCTAAAACTGAATCGCTGTCGTTTAAAGATATTATGATCAACATAAAACCGTTATGGGGTTTTATCATCTATGACATTTATGCAATGGGCCGTCAGTTATCAGGCATAACTGTTAATAACTATTATGCCGAAATTATCTGCGCATTACTTACTATTGTTTGGGTAGTTCAAACCATGCGAGCTACTGAGGATGATAAACCTGAGCAAGAAGCTGGTTTAGTTGGATTTCGAAAAATATTAGCCGCACACTCATTTAGCTGGATTGGCATTCAAACTATGTTCGTGTTTATTTTTGCATTTTTACAAGACAAAATGAGTGGTATTGGTGATGATGAGTTAGGTAAAATTATCTCAATAAGCTTTCTTGTTTTGAGTGCTGTGTCGGCATTATTACCAACATTATTACTTGAACCTCTGGCAACAAAATTTGGACGGGTAAAAGTGCACACTTACTGTATCGCGTCTATGGCTACAGGATACTTTTTGGTGGCATTTTTGGGGCATTCAGAATATACCTTGTACTTTTTAATGGCAATATTAGGCATTGGTTGGTCGGCGGTGATCAGTTTAGTTTTTGCCATCATGTCGGAGAAAATTGACCAAAATAAAATGGGCATGTACATGGGCTTATTTAACTTGTCGGTTGTTATTCCGCAGTTGTTGGTTAGCTTGGGTGTCGGTTTATTCATTTCACAAACGAATGACAAGAGCGCCATATTCATTTTATGTGGCATCGCCTTAACGATTTCAGCATTATGTTGGAGCCAAGTTAAAGAACATAAAAAGTAA
- a CDS encoding vanadium-dependent haloperoxidase: protein MNNNLIKLSSSALLILAIAACNDSSDNTTIEEQNITERAGHSVARQWNEVILHGIRNDYARPTVHARNLFHTSSAMFDAWATFDESATPFLYNNSVAGFSCSAQTINTDNNYLENQEEAISYAAYRLVEHRFRNSPGVHSIMEKADGLMSNLGYDINDTTENSVAALGNHIADCYIQFGFQDGANEQLGYANTAYQPVNAPLELGLNRPGNPNITDLDHWQPLSIEGYIDQAGNPVDSIPEFLGPEWGQVIPFALSENDKTTYPRDDFDYQVYFDPGMPPTIEGDLSEEYKWGFSLVAVWSAHLGKNNDEVWDISPNSLGNISSYPELFKDYPQFYNQLNGGDSSSGYKTNPVTNQPYEEQLVPRSDYARVLAEFWADGPESETPPGHWFVILNTVSDHSLLEKRWQGEGDLLGNLEWDIKTYFAMGGTMHDSAITAWGIKGHYDYIRPVSAIRAMADLGQSTNENLPSFHINGLPLIDNYIELVSANDPLVGEDNEHLGKIKVLSWKGPEYIDNPDSDLADVDWILAENWWPYQRPSFVTPPFAGYVSGHSTYSRAAADLMTAMTGDSYFPGGMSEFSIKADEFLVFEQGPSIDMTLQWATYKDASDQCSLSRIWGGIHPPADDLPGRVIGAKIGKQSFEFAQSFFN, encoded by the coding sequence ATGAACAACAACCTAATTAAACTATCTAGTTCTGCGTTATTAATATTGGCGATAGCTGCCTGTAATGACTCTAGTGATAATACAACCATAGAAGAACAAAACATAACAGAAAGAGCAGGCCATTCCGTAGCCAGGCAATGGAATGAAGTGATATTACATGGCATTCGAAATGATTATGCCAGACCAACTGTACATGCCCGAAATTTATTCCATACATCATCAGCTATGTTTGATGCATGGGCTACTTTTGATGAAAGTGCAACACCTTTCTTGTATAACAATAGCGTTGCCGGCTTCAGTTGTTCAGCACAAACTATTAACACTGATAATAATTACTTAGAAAACCAAGAGGAAGCAATTAGCTATGCTGCCTACCGTTTAGTTGAACATCGCTTTAGAAATTCCCCAGGGGTTCATTCTATAATGGAAAAGGCGGATGGATTAATGTCAAACCTTGGTTATGATATTAATGACACAACAGAAAATTCCGTTGCTGCATTAGGCAATCATATTGCTGATTGTTATATTCAATTTGGTTTTCAAGACGGTGCAAATGAGCAACTGGGTTATGCCAACACCGCCTATCAACCCGTTAATGCACCTTTAGAGCTAGGTCTGAATCGCCCTGGAAATCCAAACATAACAGATTTAGACCATTGGCAACCTTTATCTATAGAAGGATATATAGATCAAGCCGGCAATCCTGTTGATAGTATTCCTGAGTTTTTAGGTCCTGAGTGGGGTCAAGTGATACCTTTTGCCCTATCAGAAAACGATAAAACAACTTATCCCCGTGATGATTTCGATTATCAGGTTTATTTCGACCCAGGTATGCCTCCAACTATCGAAGGTGATTTAAGTGAAGAATATAAGTGGGGATTCAGTCTAGTTGCCGTTTGGTCGGCGCATTTGGGCAAAAATAATGATGAAGTGTGGGACATATCACCTAACAGCTTAGGTAACATATCTTCATATCCTGAATTGTTTAAAGACTACCCTCAGTTTTACAATCAGCTTAACGGTGGCGACAGCAGTTCTGGCTATAAAACTAACCCGGTAACTAATCAACCATACGAAGAGCAATTAGTACCACGTAGTGACTATGCCAGAGTATTAGCTGAGTTTTGGGCTGATGGACCCGAATCTGAAACACCACCAGGACATTGGTTTGTCATTTTAAATACGGTAAGTGATCACTCCTTACTGGAAAAACGCTGGCAAGGTGAAGGTGACTTACTTGGCAACCTGGAATGGGATATAAAAACCTATTTTGCCATGGGCGGTACCATGCATGACTCAGCAATAACAGCATGGGGCATTAAAGGGCATTACGATTATATTCGCCCGGTATCGGCAATTAGAGCAATGGCTGATTTAGGCCAAAGTACTAATGAAAATCTACCGTCATTTCATATAAACGGCTTGCCTTTAATTGATAATTACATTGAACTGGTTAGCGCGAATGACCCGCTTGTAGGGGAAGATAATGAGCACTTGGGGAAAATTAAAGTGCTATCTTGGAAAGGACCAGAATATATTGATAATCCTGACTCTGATTTAGCAGATGTTGATTGGATCTTAGCTGAAAATTGGTGGCCATATCAGCGCCCTTCTTTTGTTACCCCGCCATTTGCCGGTTATGTTTCAGGTCACTCAACTTATTCGAGAGCTGCCGCTGATTTAATGACAGCGATGACAGGTGATTCATATTTCCCGGGAGGAATGAGTGAGTTTTCAATTAAAGCAGATGAGTTTTTAGTTTTCGAGCAAGGTCCAAGTATCGACATGACTTTACAATGGGCAACTTACAAAGATGCATCTGATCAATGTAGTCTCTCCCGTATATGGGGAGGCATCCACCCTCCTGCCGATGATTTACCAGGAAGGGTAATAGGAGCTAAAATAGGTAAGCAAAGTTTTGAATTTGCACAAAGTTTCTTTAACTAA
- a CDS encoding helix-turn-helix transcriptional regulator — protein MKNRLKVLRAERDWTQADLANALEVSRQTVNAIEKGKFDPSLPLAFKTARLFELSIEQIFQDEG, from the coding sequence ATGAAAAACCGCTTAAAAGTACTGCGCGCTGAGCGAGATTGGACGCAGGCAGATCTTGCAAATGCTCTAGAAGTTTCCAGACAAACGGTTAATGCGATAGAAAAAGGTAAGTTTGATCCAAGTTTACCGTTAGCATTTAAAACCGCACGGTTGTTTGAGTTATCTATTGAACAAATATTTCAGGATGAAGGATAA
- a CDS encoding alpha/beta hydrolase — translation MFRYIILLISIISLCACSPNNSEITLIVKVPENTPQHSKLTLGGDFNSWDPTADGFEMTAKGDGIFEYNFPTFEKGKILNFKVTRGSWDTVEISDTGANRDNRNYTVSGHTQVINIEVADWTDLSTKEAPSTVVGTVVVEDIELPTFKGQRKVRIYLPPHYKDSNERFPVIYMTDGQNVFDDKTANAGEWQMDELMEKFAENGSALTSIVVAVDHAGDNRRMEYLPFNDDDKVAHGIDGKHLAEAKGAEFADWLVNELKPSIDKQYRSKPEREYTSLMGSSMGGLISCYTALRHQEVISKAACLSSAFLKRLVGSHFIDYIKQTPKKYPMKFHIDIGDNEFGLFGDNILKETQEVYEELLLAGFNKPELRYQIIQGGTHDEPSWRSRTEDILLWLNKS, via the coding sequence ATGTTCCGTTATATTATCTTGTTAATTTCAATTATCAGCCTTTGCGCTTGCAGCCCGAATAATTCTGAAATTACCCTCATTGTAAAAGTACCAGAAAACACGCCACAACATTCTAAGCTCACATTAGGCGGCGATTTCAACAGCTGGGATCCGACTGCAGACGGCTTTGAAATGACAGCAAAGGGAGACGGTATATTTGAATACAATTTCCCAACTTTTGAAAAAGGAAAAATACTTAACTTTAAAGTAACCCGGGGAAGTTGGGACACCGTTGAAATTTCGGATACTGGCGCTAACCGAGATAACAGAAATTATACTGTTAGTGGTCATACACAAGTTATTAATATTGAAGTCGCCGACTGGACCGACTTGTCGACTAAAGAAGCCCCAAGTACGGTTGTTGGTACAGTAGTAGTTGAGGATATTGAATTACCTACATTTAAAGGACAAAGAAAGGTAAGAATATACTTACCGCCTCACTACAAGGATTCTAACGAGCGTTTTCCTGTTATTTACATGACCGATGGACAAAATGTTTTTGATGATAAAACGGCAAACGCTGGCGAATGGCAAATGGACGAACTGATGGAAAAGTTTGCAGAGAACGGATCAGCTTTAACATCAATTGTAGTTGCAGTAGACCATGCTGGAGATAACAGACGAATGGAATACTTACCATTTAATGATGACGATAAAGTAGCGCATGGTATAGATGGTAAGCATTTGGCAGAGGCCAAAGGTGCAGAGTTTGCAGATTGGTTGGTTAATGAACTTAAGCCGAGTATTGATAAGCAATATCGCAGCAAACCAGAGCGGGAATATACCAGCTTAATGGGCAGCTCTATGGGAGGGTTAATTTCTTGCTATACCGCTTTACGTCATCAGGAAGTAATATCTAAAGCTGCCTGTCTTTCGTCTGCATTTTTAAAACGATTAGTTGGTTCTCATTTTATTGATTACATTAAACAAACACCAAAAAAATACCCGATGAAGTTCCATATAGACATAGGTGATAATGAATTTGGACTATTTGGTGACAATATTCTTAAAGAAACACAAGAAGTCTACGAAGAACTTTTGTTGGCTGGTTTTAACAAACCGGAATTAAGGTATCAAATTATACAAGGCGGTACCCATGATGAGCCTAGCTGGAGAAGCCGAACAGAAGATATTTTATTATGGCTGAATAAGTCATAA
- a CDS encoding aldo/keto reductase, which translates to MKTIQIGNLSKVSSRLIYGCMRINGDNSSDAIAQGKLAIRSAIDAGYNHFDHADIYGGGECERIFGQVLKESPELREQLIITSKAGIRFANTPNDGDVGRYDFSRDYLIKQVEGSLERLNVEALDLFLLHRPDYLFDPQEVAETFELLKRQGKVKHFGVSNFSPSQVSLLQAATTEKLMVNQVEINIHNISSFTDGTLDQCMQHNITPMAWCPIATVVYEAWGNTFSSEDVARIHQEFDRQAQIYGCEKWIVAFAWLLKHPAKICPIVGTTNPQRIVATKQALELNYSREDWYRLLQARNGQPVP; encoded by the coding sequence ATGAAAACAATACAAATAGGTAACTTGAGCAAAGTCTCATCAAGACTCATTTATGGTTGTATGCGTATTAACGGCGACAACTCTAGCGACGCCATAGCACAAGGCAAACTTGCGATCCGCAGCGCCATTGATGCCGGTTATAATCACTTTGATCACGCTGATATTTATGGCGGCGGCGAATGTGAACGAATTTTTGGGCAAGTGTTAAAAGAAAGCCCAGAGCTACGCGAACAACTAATTATCACCTCTAAAGCTGGCATTCGTTTTGCCAATACTCCCAATGATGGAGATGTTGGCCGTTATGATTTTTCAAGGGATTATTTAATTAAGCAAGTAGAAGGCTCGTTAGAGCGCCTTAACGTTGAAGCCTTAGACTTATTCTTGTTACATCGTCCAGATTACTTATTTGACCCACAAGAAGTCGCAGAAACGTTTGAGCTTCTTAAGCGTCAAGGCAAAGTGAAACACTTTGGTGTCAGTAATTTTAGCCCTTCACAAGTGAGTTTGTTACAAGCTGCGACAACAGAAAAGTTAATGGTAAACCAAGTTGAAATTAATATTCATAACATCAGTTCGTTTACCGACGGTACGCTGGATCAATGCATGCAACACAACATTACGCCTATGGCTTGGTGTCCAATCGCTACAGTTGTTTATGAAGCTTGGGGCAATACCTTTAGCAGTGAGGATGTGGCTCGAATTCATCAAGAGTTTGATCGCCAAGCACAAATTTATGGTTGTGAAAAATGGATTGTCGCCTTTGCTTGGTTATTAAAGCATCCAGCTAAGATTTGCCCTATTGTTGGCACAACCAACCCACAGCGCATTGTTGCGACTAAACAAGCCCTTGAACTGAATTACTCGCGCGAAGATTGGTATCGCTTATTACAAGCACGAAACGGACAACCTGTTCCGTAA
- a CDS encoding alpha-amylase family glycosyl hydrolase: protein MNIIKTTFLGFCALTLSACDSANKQTTQVETQIKTAKISAELPHYLERDIRDEIFYFVMPDRFNNGDSSNDNGSATILESQGGFDPTSNGHYHGGDIIGLKEKLPYLQNMGITAIWMTPIMRNQAVQGDSSGYHGYWVLDFTEIDPHLGSNQDLKDLIDAAHALNMKVFFDIIANHSADVIKFKECHGEDGKQWLGAKPGLCDYKTLEQVANGDEYSVFIPEGSENIKTPQWLNDPKYYNNQGDSTWEGESAIYGDFAGLDDIDTANPEVISGLIEVFKGVVSEFKPDGFRIDTVKHVNMEFWTEFSPAIVEHAKSLGIPQFFMFGEVYDFTPEFLSTFTTTGKMQSILDFALQGAIAKALVEHEGTDQLEALFNGDHYYQDEDSDASMLVTFTGNHDMGRFAHILDRENPDMSEAEKLARVKLSNALMYFSRGIPVVYYGDEQGFVGDGNDKNSRQDMMPSKVDIYNDDDLLGTDATTADANFDQSHVLYQDLVSLGNLYQAHEALRHGKQEQVYSQQTPGLYAFTRTDENGQYLIVANTATTDQSQTMTLSYKGFEPVVLAKDKDEQDGVVTINLAPLSYAIYKAYK, encoded by the coding sequence ATGAATATAATAAAAACCACATTTTTAGGGTTTTGTGCCTTAACGTTAAGTGCTTGTGATTCTGCAAATAAGCAAACGACGCAAGTTGAAACTCAGATAAAAACAGCAAAAATCAGTGCCGAACTACCACATTATTTAGAACGCGACATCCGTGATGAAATTTTTTATTTTGTTATGCCTGACCGTTTTAATAATGGTGATAGCAGTAATGATAATGGCTCGGCCACTATTTTAGAGTCGCAAGGTGGCTTTGATCCAACAAGCAACGGTCATTATCATGGCGGTGATATTATCGGCTTAAAAGAAAAGCTGCCGTATTTACAAAACATGGGTATTACTGCAATTTGGATGACGCCAATAATGCGTAACCAAGCAGTGCAGGGCGACAGCTCTGGTTATCATGGCTACTGGGTTCTAGATTTTACCGAAATCGACCCACATTTAGGCTCTAATCAAGACTTGAAAGATTTAATTGATGCAGCACATGCACTTAATATGAAGGTGTTTTTTGACATTATTGCCAATCACAGTGCCGATGTTATTAAGTTTAAAGAGTGTCATGGTGAAGACGGTAAACAATGGCTTGGTGCAAAGCCTGGGTTATGTGATTACAAAACCTTAGAGCAAGTAGCGAACGGTGATGAATATTCGGTATTTATCCCCGAGGGCAGTGAAAACATTAAAACGCCGCAGTGGTTAAATGACCCTAAGTATTACAACAACCAAGGCGACAGTACTTGGGAAGGTGAAAGCGCTATTTACGGTGATTTTGCTGGCCTTGATGATATTGATACTGCAAACCCAGAAGTGATCTCTGGTTTAATTGAGGTGTTCAAAGGCGTGGTGTCTGAATTTAAACCTGACGGCTTTAGGATTGATACGGTTAAACATGTGAATATGGAGTTTTGGACAGAGTTTTCTCCTGCCATTGTTGAACATGCTAAATCATTGGGTATTCCACAGTTCTTTATGTTTGGTGAAGTCTACGATTTTACCCCAGAATTTCTAAGCACATTTACCACTACTGGCAAGATGCAATCAATTTTAGATTTTGCCCTGCAAGGCGCTATCGCTAAGGCGTTGGTTGAACATGAAGGCACTGATCAATTAGAAGCCCTTTTTAACGGTGATCATTATTATCAAGATGAAGACAGTGATGCTAGCATGCTGGTTACCTTTACTGGTAATCATGATATGGGCCGCTTTGCTCACATTCTTGATAGAGAAAATCCTGATATGAGCGAAGCTGAAAAACTGGCACGAGTGAAATTGTCTAATGCGTTAATGTATTTTTCTCGAGGTATTCCAGTGGTTTATTATGGCGACGAACAAGGCTTTGTCGGTGACGGTAATGATAAAAATTCACGCCAAGATATGATGCCTTCAAAGGTCGATATTTATAATGATGATGACTTACTTGGTACAGATGCGACAACGGCTGATGCCAACTTTGACCAAAGCCATGTGCTTTATCAAGATTTGGTAAGTTTGGGGAATTTATACCAAGCGCATGAAGCCCTTCGTCATGGTAAGCAAGAGCAAGTATACTCGCAGCAAACCCCTGGACTTTATGCCTTTACTCGCACTGATGAAAATGGCCAATACTTAATTGTTGCAAATACGGCAACGACAGATCAAAGCCAAACCATGACACTTTCATACAAAGGTTTTGAACCAGTTGTATTAGCGAAAGATAAAGACGAACAAGACGGGGTCGTAACCATTAATTTAGCTCCTTTGAGCTACGCCATTTATAAAGCATATAAATAG